Within Anopheles nili chromosome 3, idAnoNiliSN_F5_01, whole genome shotgun sequence, the genomic segment CAACTTCAAAGAAAAAAGCGCCTAATTTATCACACTAAATGTTCACTCCTTGAAAAAAATGACCTTTATGTTAAACATGGTATTGCGTGgttatttttccgtttttaGTCACATGAAATATGTTTCACAATAATATGTACAAACATGTTTTCAATCATGTCATACACCGATTTAAAACCCATGCAATGCTCATTCAGGATTAAGAATCGATAGAGGATCAGCCATTAACTAGCGAGAATCAATCGCAGTAAGAACGTATCATGGTAGTTGAAATGCACCAAAATGTGTAAGGCCAAATAGCAAAGGGAGAGGAATTGTGAATGTCAttgaaaaacataaatatccTACAACTGAATGTGGTCCAATGACCAATGAATGTTcataaatgaaacataaaaaaccatCGAGCAGCTGAACTCAGAATAGGCGAATGTAAATCTGAATGAGCAATGTgcaatgaattaaaaatgtgACAGGAATTCTCAAAAATCCAACAATTTCCGATCTACTTAACAACTCGGCAGATCACCTATTGCAAAATGCAATTTCGATATTGTAATGATAACTAGAACCATAATTCCTATATGCATGATGGCATGGGTACGTAACAAAATCAACCGATAGAATTGAGGATGCAAAGTTTTACCGTCGCATTCTCCCACAAAGAATTCCCCATTTAATATGAAAatcgaagagcaaaaaaattatatgttaaacagtgaacgatttgcgattgtttgttgtacgtgtgtatgtgtgaataTATGTACGAGTTTGAAAGCTATCTAGCACCAGTGCATTGTAAAAGTTGCAGCAGATTTGTTATGCATTCGCGCCAACGTAAGGAAAGAGAAACCTTTCTGTTGCAGTTTGCTCGTCGAGTGTTTCTCGACTTTTTTGTCAGTACCAAATTTCACTAGTGTGCGAAACATGCTCACAATATCCTTAATGGGCGTTAAACATAAACCGTAAAACAACACAGATGGACATCATCCTTAATCTCGTAACATTTGAGCAATGgctttgaaaatttaatgaaataaaacaacaactattcgatagaaaaaaaggctgtACTTGCTTAGTGTATTTGAGTCTGAAAATTGAGCGGCATTTGAACTAGACTGGCAGTTTCTTTCATATCCTTTCCAAAATGAATCGTCTGCATTGGACAagtttacatattttttatagtttaatCTTACTTTGGCATACATTTTTAAGAGCTAGATATGAAAGTGACGAACGTCATCGAACTACGAAACGTGGGTCTCGTACGGCTGTAAATACACgtgtgtagaaaaaaaggacacgaagaCAGTCCTTCAAACAAATTTCTTCTGTGATTACAGTACGTGTCGTCGATTGTGTCCGGTTGTCATGTTGTTTGCTtagtattttttctttttttcttttttgtgtttttaatttataacaCCACCATCACGTCTAAAATGCGCTAAAATCTCTCAAACGAGTAGAATCTTCTAATAAGCAACTATATGtccatttatttgctttcctcTCCTCTACCGAACGTTCGAtcaaaacgagcgaaacagGCTGCGATACGATCGATGGAGGTAGGAGGCAGCATCTAACTAACGATTACACCTAGAAACATGCTTACAAATAATCAATAGCTATGTGTAATAAAaactgttttcgttttttttttcaaaaaatgcTTGATCGTTTCAGAAAAAAGCGACAAAGGACAATTAAGGGGGAACTGCGTCTTTTTAAACAAGTCTTGTGCAACTTGCATGGACCCTGGTCGTTAGACTAGTCAGCCTGGTTCTACACCTAACTAATTGCACAAACTACGCAGGAAAGCATGGGTCAGTCCACAGACACCTTCGACTCACTTGCAGTTCGGGTGGAATGTTCTGAATTTGGAATGGATTGCCTCTCGTTCGATTTGTCTGACCTGAAATTAGGCAAACGAGGAATGTTCCCGACTTTTTTTTCGACAGGAGGAGTATTCCGTATTGTAACTTTCGATTACGACTGGATGAGGATTCCAACATGAACGAAACTGGACCATGCTGGTTCGTTCACGTGTACTTTAGGTCGATGTAACGCCCTTTCTCGCGACGAGTAGATTGAGCACGGGATTTTTTCGTATGTAACTGACGGCTTTCTTATGCGTTACCATGGTGAAATCATACCCATTACACTGCAGAATCTTATCGTGCATTCTCAGGCCCGATTTTGCCGCAGGGCTTCCTTCGTGTACTTCGGTGACGTATATTCCctgaaacatgaaacaaaagGGTATATTAGCGGGTTAGCAAAGAGCTTCCTGGGCAGGATTGATCGGTTAGTGACCAACGTCCGTCAAACACTCACATAGTCTGTGTAGCCTTGAGGGCTTTTTCGGAAATCTTGATCGATGCCACCACCAATTTTGAAACCGCACTTTAACACTTCTCGCCCTTCCTCGTCGAtgtctttttctttgtgtAACGTTATTGGGATCTGCAAGAAGGAAGGTTAGAATATATATGCTTAACTGCATTAAACTAGTGGGATGAATTATGAAATTAGGAATAACACGTTTTAACGGATGTTACGAAGATCAGAATCAGATTGTTTGCACTTCAATTGGCACGGCCCGTTGCGTGAAAGGAATGCTTTGCAAAGGTCAATCGGACACCCTCTCATTACCACAGTCGCCGGGAGGAAAGATCTTTCCAGCTTGTGTAAAACAGTGATTGATTGTTGAGTGGAGGTATACCGAAGCTTTGCAATACTTTGCAATTATTCAATCAACCGTGACAATGCCAACCTGTAGGAATGTTACAAACTTACGCTTAAGCACTCCATGGCTGTGCCCGCCTGATGCTGAAATGCTTTCTTAGCCATTTTTGAGAATTTGAGATGTAATTTCTGCTATGATAAATATAAAGTGGTGCCTCTTGCTGATGATACACAAATAAATCCGCTTTTTTCAATTGATGTCTCGTACAACTTCCAGACCGCGGactcttcttgttcttcttacACCAGGTTACGCTACACAAAACTACAACTTGCTGTACGTTATCTTCACGCTATTGTTTCTGGAAATGTTTGAGCTCAGCTGCGTCCTGCATCGACCCGCGTACAATAACTTTCAATTATTATTAAGatttctttacttttttattgGCTAAACTTCAATTGCAttgtttaccttttttatACGAATGATCTCTGATGGTCAGATTCAATAATCTAGGTAATCAGGTCACGTAAAATGATCTGACAGTTTGCTACGGGTAAAAGAGAAATTTTGCAACGCAATGAAATTGTTcaaatgtcctttttccatTTAAGATGCATAATTGTATAATGACTATCACATATAATAAGGTTAGAAAACGCgtaggaaaataataaaagagtTGAATTCGCAATCATTTGAAGTCCTACATTTGTTTTTGACCAACCTTTTTTACGCTATATGTATTCCTTTACGCCGTCAGACGATATTGTTGATATAGAAACTTTTTCACGGGGCTGTATTGGATAACCAAATATTACCAGAATAtttcaatattaaaaaaatacttataaTCTTATATTGAAAATAATCCGCAATGATAGCTTACCAATGTGTCTAATGTTTTAAGATGCATCATATCGtgtcaattgaaaattgatcaGCTGCATTGACATCGGTTTTCAAAACACGGTGAGTCAAGAAAATCTGTTGCAGTGTTTTTGTTCCTACTGTATAAAAAGTCCTACGCTTACTGATAAAGAATATCAAGTTTAGTTGTGGGATTTAACTATAGCGACAGTTTCCTCCAAGTTTGCTCGTTTTACAAAATGTTCTGTGTTTTTGCGTCTCTGCTGTTTGTGATCCTGG encodes:
- the LOC128722995 gene encoding tax1-binding protein 3 homolog; protein product: MAKKAFQHQAGTAMECLSIPITLHKEKDIDEEGREVLKCGFKIGGGIDQDFRKSPQGYTDYGIYVTEVHEGSPAAKSGLRMHDKILQCNGYDFTMVTHKKAVSYIRKNPVLNLLVARKGVTST